The Pontibacter korlensis sequence TGCGACCGTCACCGTCCACGTCTACATACTTGATGTCCCCGGCGCGCAGCTTGTTCCAGTCGTTGTTCTGCACTACGTTCAGGATGTAGTTGTACACGTTTCCAAGGCTATTGCCAGGGTTCACAAAGGAGTTCTGGTAGGCCAGTGCCTCCTCATCCGTCTGGAACTGCCCGTCCACATGGTAACCCCATATTTGTCCCAGCTCCTGCCCTTCCCAGTAAGTACTCATCAGCCCGTTCGGGTTATCAAACTTGGTTATCACGCCCTTGAAATTGGACACGCTGGCTGTGGCGCGAACTGTGAGCGGAGAGCCTCCTACTTCAAAGCTGTTATTGTAGCCCAGGCTCAGGTCAAACCCTCTGTTTCTCAAAGAAGCCAGGTTCTCTCTTGGCTCAGCGGCCCCGAACACCCCTGGCAGTGGTGTACCCGGCAGATACATGTCTTCCGTCTCCTTCTGGTACACATCGATGGAGGCCATTAATTTGTTCTGGAAAAAGCCCAAGTCAGCCCCGAAGTTGATCGTGCTGGTTGTTTCCCAGCTCACCACTTTTGGCAGCGGACCAGGAGCGCCGGCATATACCAGCCTTTTACCTTCGTTTAGCCAGTCGGAGTTGCCAATGCTCATGGTTTGCTGGAAGGTGTTGGTGCTGATGTTCTGGTTGCCTAACGAGCCATAGGAAGCTCTTAGTTTAAAGAAGCTGATGGCATTCTCCAGTGGCTGCCAGAACTTTTCCCTGTTCACCTGCCAGCCTGCAGACACAGAAGGGAACCAACCCCATCTGCTCTCGCTCGGAAAACGCGACGAGCCATCATAGCGGGCATTTACCTCCAACAGGTACTTGCCGTCGAAGTCATAATTAAAACGCCCGAAATACCCCTGCACTGACCACAGTTCGGCCGATCCGTCAGCCGCCATCAATTCGGTGCCAAGGGCCAGGTTAGCCAGGTCTCTCATCAACAGCCCCCCTTGTTGGGCAAACACACGGTCACGCTCAAACTCCTCCTGGTTAAAGCCCGCCATCAGCTTAAAGTGATGGTTGCGCCCTACCTCTTGCGAGTAAGTACCATAGGCGTTCAGGGCATTGTAGTTATCCTTCCAGCGATATTCGTTCAGACGGTTAACACCTACCGTGCGCCTGTCCAGGCGCGCACTGGTCAGGTACTCAAACTCGTTGAGACGGGTAGAACTGGCCTGGTTAGTAAACCTGTTGCTGTAGTTGAAGTTGAACTCCAGATTTTTTAGAGGAGTAACCTTGGCCCTGAAGGTGTTTGTAAGCTCCTCGATATTGGTGCGCTCCCAGTTCTGCGCGTACCCCATTGCTGCCGGACCGCCCTGGCCATACACGTCCACAGGCATGCCATCTACCATGTTGGGTTGGAAGGGGTACAGGTAGTACCAGGTGGTGGTGCTCCACATGCCGCCGTAGCCATTTCGATAGCCGCCAAATTCCACGTCCTTCTCCTGGTTAAAAAGGATGTTGTTCGACAACTCCAGCCACTTTTTCGGCTTAAAGCTTACGTTGGCCTTCAGGTTATAGCGGTCCATGCCCCCTTCGGCAATGTTGTTGATGTCTTCCCGCTCAAAAATCCTTCCGGACAGGTAACCCTTGAGCTTTTCCGTCCCCCCGGATACAGAGACGTTGTGCATGTTAGAATACTGGTATTTCTTAAAGAGGTGATCGTACCAGTTGGTTTTGTAGAAAAACTTGTAGGTTCCGTTTGGCTGCAGTTCGTGGAAAGGTGCAATCTCTCCCTTCGATACCATCCTGATCGTTTCCCAGTCCAGATCATTGTAGCCGGTGTAGGTCGTTCCGTTATACCCGAAAATAGCGGCATCCACTGTCTTTCCATACAGGTAAGGATCTGAAATAAAATCGGTTCGGGTAGTAGGCGTGGTCCAACCAAAGTTGTTGGAGTAGTTTACCACCATGTCCCCTACCTCGCCTGTTTTGGTGGTGATCAGAATAACGCCAAAAGCACCCCTGGCACCATAAATCGCTGCAGAGGCGGCGTCTTTGAGCACCGTCACACTCTCTACATCCTGCGGGTTCACCCGTGTGATGTCTCCCTCAATGCCATCAATGAGCACCAGCGGTCCACCACCGTTGATGGAGTTAAAGCCCCTAATATTGATATCGGGAGTGGCTGTCGGGTCACCGGAATTTACCTGTATGTTCAGGCCCGGCAACAGGCCCTGCAGAGAGCTGGTAATATCATTGGCTGGGCGCAGGGCAATATCTTCGGCGTTCACCTGGTCCACGGCTCCGGTCAGGTTAGCTTTCTTCTGGGTACCGTAGCCCACAATCACCACTTCTTCCAGCGCTTTGGTATCCTCTGAGAGCGTAACATGGATGGCTGCACGGTTGTTAATCTCTACCTCCTGGGACTGAAAGCCGATGTAGGAAAAGACAAGGGTGCCATTTCCATCCGGAACAGCGATCGTATAATTCCCTTCCCCGTCGGTGGGAACTCCTTTGTTAGTTCCCTTCACGACCACCGTTACGCCGGGCAGACCAACTCCATTTTTGTCGGTAACCTTTCCTGTAACTGTAACAACTGTCTGCTTCTTTCTAACCGGCTCAGCAGGCTTTACTACAATGGTTTTCTCCACTAAACTGTACGTCAGCGGTTGTCCCTGGAAACATTCGGTTAGTACCCGTTCTAATGGTGCATCCTTTAGTTTAAGTGTTACTGGCATTGCCTGCTGTAACAGCTCATCGTTATAAAGAAAAAGGTAACCGCTTTGTCTACTGATAGTCTTGAAAATCTCTTTCAGTGAGGCACCTTCCTTTGTGATAGTGATACCTTGGGAAAAACCATAAGCATGGATATGCATGCACGTCACGAGCAAAAAGAGAGTTACCAGCTTTAATGCCTGGAACTGTTTAGGAAGCCATTCGCGAGGTCCCCGACTGCTCTTGAATAGTAGATTTTGTTTCATAAAAAGGGTGTTTGGATAAATGGTAAAGTCAAATAGAAATGATTGTACTTGCGTTTAGGGC is a genomic window containing:
- a CDS encoding TonB-dependent receptor — its product is MKQNLLFKSSRGPREWLPKQFQALKLVTLFLLVTCMHIHAYGFSQGITITKEGASLKEIFKTISRQSGYLFLYNDELLQQAMPVTLKLKDAPLERVLTECFQGQPLTYSLVEKTIVVKPAEPVRKKQTVVTVTGKVTDKNGVGLPGVTVVVKGTNKGVPTDGEGNYTIAVPDGNGTLVFSYIGFQSQEVEINNRAAIHVTLSEDTKALEEVVIVGYGTQKKANLTGAVDQVNAEDIALRPANDITSSLQGLLPGLNIQVNSGDPTATPDINIRGFNSINGGGPLVLIDGIEGDITRVNPQDVESVTVLKDAASAAIYGARGAFGVILITTKTGEVGDMVVNYSNNFGWTTPTTRTDFISDPYLYGKTVDAAIFGYNGTTYTGYNDLDWETIRMVSKGEIAPFHELQPNGTYKFFYKTNWYDHLFKKYQYSNMHNVSVSGGTEKLKGYLSGRIFEREDINNIAEGGMDRYNLKANVSFKPKKWLELSNNILFNQEKDVEFGGYRNGYGGMWSTTTWYYLYPFQPNMVDGMPVDVYGQGGPAAMGYAQNWERTNIEELTNTFRAKVTPLKNLEFNFNYSNRFTNQASSTRLNEFEYLTSARLDRRTVGVNRLNEYRWKDNYNALNAYGTYSQEVGRNHHFKLMAGFNQEEFERDRVFAQQGGLLMRDLANLALGTELMAADGSAELWSVQGYFGRFNYDFDGKYLLEVNARYDGSSRFPSESRWGWFPSVSAGWQVNREKFWQPLENAISFFKLRASYGSLGNQNISTNTFQQTMSIGNSDWLNEGKRLVYAGAPGPLPKVVSWETTSTINFGADLGFFQNKLMASIDVYQKETEDMYLPGTPLPGVFGAAEPRENLASLRNRGFDLSLGYNNSFEVGGSPLTVRATASVSNFKGVITKFDNPNGLMSTYWEGQELGQIWGYHVDGQFQTDEEALAYQNSFVNPGNSLGNVYNYILNVVQNNDWNKLRAGDIKYVDVDGDGRIDRGNYTLEDHGDLQPIGNAMPKFPFGFNVSASWKGFDLSVAGAGVAKQNWYPTGDIYWGTYQRPYLSFLRKDLVENAWTPENPGKYPQIERGYASLNSGRSLYEMNDYYLEDVGYMRVKNLTFGYTLPEDLTSKISVRKLRVYFSGENLFTLRFGGLSKYIDPEQAGSAINYSSPGSAVGRADLRSYPMGKTYSLGINVTL